The following proteins come from a genomic window of Patescibacteria group bacterium:
- a CDS encoding M23 family metallopeptidase produces MSKFHLFQLVKNKIGQRFQKSFKEELFFGVVAILTIFLFGILVFEPTLRSLSLRDFSFLTATIKTKLPPQDLFVEPAKNFLRESPEMSFIQKNSVVGVSPPITITPQVLGSVLGGIESEIEGRKEIIEYIVESGDTLSSIAAKFDISLDTILWANDLSSKSIIKPGQKLIILPIPGVIYHVKKGDTLSEIAEIYKGEVGEIVDFNELSNEGDIYIGDILIIPNGTIPPPPKKSYYAAPQVPLGSSYFICPHSARHITQGLHWYNAIDFGGKCGDPVYAAAAGMVQRVKYGWNYGAGNYLTILHPNGVVTMYGHVQKSLVAPGQTVFQGQMIALMGGKPGTPGAGRSTGCHVHFGVRGARNPFR; encoded by the coding sequence ATGTCTAAATTCCACCTGTTTCAATTAGTCAAAAATAAAATAGGTCAAAGATTTCAAAAATCCTTTAAAGAAGAACTTTTCTTTGGGGTAGTAGCGATTTTGACTATTTTTTTATTTGGAATTTTAGTTTTTGAGCCAACTTTAAGATCCCTTTCTCTTCGGGATTTTTCTTTTTTAACTGCAACCATAAAAACCAAACTTCCTCCCCAAGATTTATTTGTAGAACCTGCGAAAAACTTCCTAAGGGAGTCTCCTGAGATGAGTTTTATCCAAAAAAATAGTGTAGTTGGAGTTTCGCCGCCAATAACAATTACTCCTCAGGTTTTGGGAAGTGTGTTGGGAGGTATTGAGAGCGAGATAGAAGGAAGAAAAGAAATTATTGAATATATTGTAGAATCAGGCGATACTCTTTCTTCTATTGCAGCTAAATTTGATATTTCTCTTGACACGATTTTATGGGCTAATGATTTAAGCTCAAAATCAATAATTAAGCCGGGCCAGAAACTTATTATCCTGCCGATTCCAGGAGTTATCTATCATGTGAAAAAAGGAGATACCTTGAGTGAAATTGCTGAAATTTATAAAGGGGAAGTCGGGGAGATTGTTGATTTTAATGAACTTTCAAACGAAGGAGATATCTATATTGGTGATATTTTAATTATTCCTAATGGAACGATACCTCCTCCTCCAAAGAAGAGTTATTATGCAGCACCACAGGTTCCTCTTGGTTCAAGTTACTTTATTTGTCCTCATTCGGCTCGCCATATTACCCAAGGGCTTCACTGGTATAATGCCATTGACTTTGGAGGTAAGTGCGGTGACCCAGTATATGCCGCTGCTGCAGGGATGGTGCAAAGAGTAAAATATGGTTGGAACTATGGAGCTGGAAATTATTTAACAATTTTGCATCCCAATGGAGTAGTAACAATGTATGGTCATGTTCAGAAGAGCTTGGTTGCTCCAGGGCAGACAGTCTTCCAAGGTCAGATGATTGCTTTGATGGGAGGCAAGCCAGGAACTCCAGGAGCTGGACGCTCCACAGGCTGTCATGTTCATTTCGGTGTTCGGGGCGCCAGAAACCCTTTTCGCTAG
- the rsmA gene encoding ribosomal RNA small subunit methyltransferase A, whose amino-acid sequence MDLISKKNIKALLKKYQTSRSAIKKIYPSKRLGQNFLIDKNVVKKVIKAAELHSKDIVLEVGPGIGALTQEIAKKTDKVIAVEKDPKMVEILKETLKDFKNIEIINKDILKFNNYSLLTTNYKLIANLPFYITAPVIRKFLESKNTPKEMILIVQKEVAQRICSKPPKMNILAVSVQFYAKPKIISYISKKSFWPSPKVDSAIIKIVPQKKYKDVDIDLFFKIVKAGFAHPRKQLANNLTNGLELNKQEVNDLLLKNDVQPTQRAETLTINNWIQLTKML is encoded by the coding sequence ATGGATTTAATCTCAAAAAAGAATATCAAGGCTCTGCTCAAAAAATATCAAACCAGTCGCTCCGCGATTAAGAAAATCTATCCTTCAAAAAGATTAGGTCAGAATTTTCTAATTGACAAAAATGTTGTTAAAAAGGTTATTAAAGCAGCTGAGCTTCATTCAAAAGATATTGTTTTGGAAGTCGGCCCTGGAATTGGGGCTTTAACCCAAGAAATAGCTAAAAAAACAGACAAGGTAATTGCAGTAGAAAAAGACCCAAAGATGGTAGAAATTTTAAAAGAAACCTTGAAAGATTTTAAGAATATTGAAATCATTAACAAAGACATACTAAAATTCAATAACTACTCACTACTCACTACAAACTACAAACTAATCGCTAATCTTCCTTTTTATATCACTGCACCTGTTATCAGGAAATTTCTAGAAAGTAAAAACACGCCAAAAGAAATGATTTTAATAGTTCAAAAGGAAGTTGCTCAAAGAATATGCTCTAAACCTCCCAAGATGAACATTTTAGCTGTTTCTGTCCAGTTTTATGCTAAACCCAAAATTATTTCCTACATCTCAAAAAAATCCTTCTGGCCCAGTCCAAAAGTAGATTCGGCAATTATCAAAATAGTTCCCCAGAAAAAATATAAAGATGTTGATATTGATTTGTTTTTCAAAATCGTCAAGGCTGGCTTTGCTCATCCTAGAAAACAACTTGCCAACAACCTGACTAATGGGTTAGAATTAAACAAACAAGAAGTTAACGATTTGCTTTTGAAAAACGATGTCCAGCCAACTCAAAGGGCTGAAACTTTGACTATTAATAATTGGATTCAATTAACAAAAATGTTATAA